From Bifidobacterium sp. ESL0790, one genomic window encodes:
- a CDS encoding methyltransferase produces the protein MQTERAQPQQPQHSHAEQYFSAEPSSRDVRRTLHVSLRGHDVDVEVSNGVFSAHRLDLGTSVLLRHAPEPPENGTFLDIGCGWGPIALTLGLESPKANIWALDVNERALELTKANAEKLGLGERIHTVKASEIPAGLTFDLIWSNPPIRVGKDELHTLLMAWLPRLSQGGRAYLVVQKNLGSDSLIKWLAGALGDDFAVAKYASSKGYRVIEVRH, from the coding sequence ATGCAGACAGAACGTGCGCAACCACAACAGCCACAACATTCGCACGCGGAGCAGTATTTTTCGGCGGAACCGTCCTCGCGCGACGTAAGGCGGACTCTGCATGTCTCGCTGCGTGGGCATGACGTGGACGTCGAAGTGTCAAATGGGGTGTTCTCGGCACATCGGCTCGACCTCGGCACCTCCGTGCTGCTTCGCCACGCGCCTGAGCCCCCGGAGAACGGCACGTTTCTTGACATCGGCTGCGGTTGGGGGCCAATCGCGCTGACGCTCGGACTGGAATCACCGAAGGCCAACATCTGGGCCCTCGATGTCAACGAGCGTGCGCTGGAGCTGACAAAGGCAAACGCTGAAAAACTGGGCTTGGGCGAGCGCATCCACACCGTGAAAGCCTCGGAAATCCCGGCAGGTCTCACCTTCGACCTCATCTGGTCGAACCCGCCCATCCGCGTGGGCAAAGACGAGCTGCATACCCTGCTGATGGCATGGCTGCCGCGCCTGAGCCAGGGCGGCCGCGCCTACTTGGTGGTGCAGAAGAACCTCGGCAGCGACTCGCTCATCAAGTGGCTGGCCGGTGCGCTCGGCGACGATTTC